ttttcaaacaaggAAGAGGAGTATCAAATCTTTCCATTAGGTTTGAAATGATATGGATGAGAAGTAACATTCTCAAAGGAcatgaaataataatacatgGCACATTTCTCCAGTTCATCAGTTATTTataatgcaaaatgcaaatgacAAACATCTCAATGATGCTGTGATTTTCTCCCTAGGTGAAGGTATTGCAGACAATAGTTGTGCATAGCAATGACTTGTAACATCCCcatattttgaaatgaaagaaTCATAAGTCTCTTTGAAATCCAATAGCCTATGTCATTCCCATCAtagatatgtttttgttttttaaaagtagagGCCAGTATACTGGTTTATTatcaatataaatattttcCTTAAGCCTGCTGTTGTCTGGACTCTACCCCATCTTTTGgtgacacagactgaaacagatggcatttcaatcaggagagacttaattgagaatgaacaattaattatttacaataaatgtgcaacaattaatttggaatgtgcaaagtctttgggggattagactccatcgtgacgacttcaCGCTCGGAAGGTAATGAAGCCGACAGCAGGTTTAGGAGACCCCCCTATgaagtctagacactggtggtggtgaagatgaaTGGGAGCTGCTATAAGGGATTGGTATCCGAGCCtgatctggactctgctgagctggaatggaggtgcctggggcggtggtgggttACAGCGGTTGCCTGAAAAGACAGAAGGGGAGcggaagagagagagctgttttAGTCTTTTTGCTGCTGCAGAATGATTGGATGGGAGAGGTTGTGCCcacatctgattggttgatcaacagctgatcaccagagaagggagacagaggaagtagtagggggagtggtttaggttgaagtgaaaggatgaatgaatgagtgaaagaatataaccagtcttcctgtctgaacttacaCTGAGCTCCATAAAGATTTGGAAAAATagtgaacacatttttcattgaaGGTGGGGATACTTGAGGAAATGGGATAACATTTTTCTACAAATGAATCACTCAGAGAAAAGAAATGCTTTGTTGAAAACCAGTTGGGATTATTGAAGAGTCTTTGTACCCATGAAGCTTTTAGGCTTAGATCCAGAGCTGGAAGGCATTTTAAACTCAAACCACCATGTGTATTTAACATGTGGCTGTCTTATTTTTCTGGTTTATAGTCCCTAATGAAACTAAAAACTTTCTGTTAATAAGCTTTTAAGAAGGCAAGTTGTGGGAGAGGTTAAATACAGTAGACAATATTTTTACCATAAAGAGTTGATGTTTGCCCCTCCAGGTCTCGAGAAGTCTGTCCACTTGTAAGTTTCCAATCACAATTCATTTTACTAAAATAATTGTATCAGTTTGAATATGTATCCCTGAAAGACACACTGGGCCATTTGACTATTTGATAGGAGCCTGGCAAGGTATCTATCTACAACTCATTtagcttttatccaaagtgaagAACATCAGAGACTgaatacaacacaagcaaggatctataAATCGACCTCCCTGAAAACCGGTTTGATCAAAATGAATTATTCGTTGACTGATCTGCTTTCATCTAAGAGCAAGATAGCAGCTTCACAGCACAATCATGTCAGTGGTCTCAAATTATTCAATTTCACAGGATCTTTTGTCTGGCCCTCTGCATCGTGCTTTAGCAATTAGAGAGAAATtaacctttctttctttccttttctttttagagTTAGATTATTGACCGATTTCCaaatattgaaaataataaagtaggCTTATAGAGCCTCCTTAATTTCAGGGAAGAAGGTTTTATATAGACCTCCACAGGTATCACTTCTAATCCAGGAGAAAATAATACTATTGCATCATATACATTCatcatcaataaaaaatattagTGTAATAGATCATTAAAATGGTAAGAATATTATCTGAAGATGTAAACATCTGTTCCATTCTTAAGCAGATTTTTATCAGTATTTTCCTGGATATATTTCTATTCTgaagattcagattttttttttgtgcatttctaaccttttttttgtaatactttattgcaggctgttgtactacattacaagttgtcatatttcatcacatattttgttcatcctggcacatttttatatatatttttttaaacatacaagaatacatacaacatgaaataaaataaaaataattaaaaatccaaagaaaaggtacaaagacaaaaaacatgtttagttCTCTGTATTATCCATCTAATTTTAGGCTGATAATGTGTCTCTAACTCTTTTTGTTTCAGATCCAATAATTGTTGATCTtcatatagaatagaatagaataaaatagaattactttattgatcccaaactgggaaattgtgaaTATAGCAAATTAACCATATCGATTCTTGACACGGTAACTTTGCTTATCGTTGCTTAGTGCTTATGATAGATTAGTGTTGGGTCtttccaaaaatataaaaaagagtaatgtcttttgtaaagtgctggattgattgattgattgattgatgtcaCAATTAGTACACTGTGTTGAAGGTGATGATGGCGTATCAAAAGGGACTTAAACAAAGGTGGTTGCTCTGTTTAGTTTGGGATATTTTTCTGGGCACCCAAGCAAATTAGTCACCACAAATGAATAGACAGGATCCAGGATGATGAAGAAAAGTATCATCTTTATTGAATTGTCAAAGCGTCTCCAACCACTGGTTCATATTTTATGAACTCTGTTGAAAGGCCTCAACTTGATGAAGACTCTTATTCAGCTGACTCAgactaaaaaagaagaacagaaaatTCATTATAAAAGCAATTCAGATTAcgtaatacttttattttttaaattatttttatcacATATGAAATGTCTCGGTACAATTTATGTCATATTTATTCATGCCACTAACAGTAAACGTGCTCAGTATCACATTAATTCATGACTAACAACACTGACATGATCGTTattgtgatcactcaaacaacAAAGTTACCTTTCCAAGATCACGGCTCTTAGCTCTCAGCTTGTTGACCTGGGACTCAGCGATGTCAGCACGTTCCTGAGACTCCTCCATCTCATGCTGAACCTTTCTCAGCCTGGACATGTGAGTGTTGGCCTGCTCCTCCTGTTAAAGATTTAAGGAATTACAATTacaaatttatatttatatttgttcaaATTAATAATTGCTGGCAATATTTCATAATTGACTTACAGCATCCTCAGCCTGTCTCTTGTAAGACTTGACTTTAAGCTGCAGCTTGTCTACAAGATCCTGAAGTCTGCCCACATTCTTCTTGTCCTCCTCGGTCTAATGAGACAGTttcacagagaaagaaatgtAGATTATTGAAATAGAGACTAGCTAAGgtagttttttatttgtattttttagagGAAATTACCTGGTAGGTCAGCTCTTTCACTCTCCTCTCATATTTGCGAACTCCTTTAACAGCTTCAGATCCACGTCTCTGCTCAGCTTCAACCTCAGCCTCCAGCTCACGCACCTATGAAGCCATGAATGTTAAATTAGTAATTAGTAATGTACAATAAAATGTAATGCAATGTTATAAATGTAGAAGTCATGCCACACAGTCTTAAAATATGATAGGTTGTGAGGTTTTATGTGTTGTGCATACCCTGGACTCTAGTTTCTGGAGCTGCTTCTTGCCACCCTTCATGGCGAGGTTCTCTGCCTCATCCAGTCGGTGCTGCAGGTCCTTGACTGTGACCTCCAggttcttcttcatcctctccagGTGAGCACTAGTGTCCTgctccttcttcagctcctcagcCATCATGGCGGCCTTTAATGTTTGTTGAAAGCAATTAAAATTATATAGtcttgaaatgaatgaataagtGCTATTaagcattttgtgtttattaacaTAAAAAGAAGCCTTGAACATTAACTCACATCAGTGATAGCCTTCTTGGCTTTGTCCTCAGCATTTCTTGCTTCCTGAACAGCATCATCGACCTCACTCTGAACCTGGACAAAGTCAGCCTCCAGCTTCTTCTTGGTGTTGATAAGGCTTGTGTTCTAATAATAGAACAACAGAACAATGATTTGTGTCAACTTGGACCAGATTACTTTCTTAGGAATCAAAAAACATgcctttcttaaaaaaaaggccaTAGGAATAGTtattccaaaaataaatctcttgtttgttattttaaacgGACCTGAGAGTGAAGCAGTCCGACTCGCTCACTGGCATCAACCAGCTCCTGTTCAGCCACTTTGCGTCCTCTCTCAGTCTGCTCCAGAGCAACTCTCAGCTCCTCAATCTCAGCCAGCATGAGGCCATTTCTGCGCTCCACCATGGCAACCTGTTCCTTCATGTCTTCCTGACCTCTGATAGCATCATCAAGGTGCAGTTGGGCATCCTGAcaacattagaaaaaaaattaacaatcTACATGTAgaaggtttttatttgttttgaccaagTAAGTATAAAACTCACCTTGAGCTGTCCCTGGACATTCCTCAGTTGTTTTTGGGACTCAGCAGCCTGCCTGTTGGCATGGCTCAACTGAATCTCCATCTCATTCAGGTCtccctccatcttcttcttGATTCTCAGGGCGTCATTTCTGCTCCTGATCTCAGCGTCTAGGGTGCTCTGCATGGAGTCAATCACTCTCTGACTGTTCCTCTTGATCTGTTCCATCTCCTCATCTTTCTCTGCCAGCTTCCTGTCAACCTCACCTTTGACTTGGTTGAGCTCAAGTTGAATACGGAGAATCTTGGCCTCCTCATGCTCCAGTGTACCCTTGGATTAAATTCAGCAAATATTATAAAAGTTAATAACTCATACAGGATTCAGTTTTAAATACTATCACATAAGCAGTGatatgaaagaagaaaaatgtatcATGGGTCCCTTTTTtaatcagtctgtttcatttaatCACTTCTCAGAGAATGATGTATTGTATATTTCCATCACAAAAAGTCAACCAATAAAAATATGCAGCCAGAGGAAACCTTGTGTAGTGGCTTATATCTGTAATAACAAACTAAACAGATATGTTGGAGGCAAAAATGCTCATCCAAAAAAATCACTGGCCCATGTCAGGGTCTGactcagctctgtgttgtttcttaATCTCCCTTTGAACCTCTGACATTGATGTACCTCTGCTTCCTCCAGTGCTGACTGAATTTCAGCCTTCTCTGTCTCAgttattttctttgatttctcCAGTTCATGGATAGTCTTTCCTGTTTCACCAATCTGTTCCGTCAGGTCAGAGACTTCCTCtacaggaaaggaaaaaaaacttttaagaGAAGGTATAATCAATAGtattagggctgtcagcattaacttgTAAATCACAATTTcttaaggtctgaaatgaatgcatacatttttttattcttgattAATCACATGCTTAGTCACAGTGATAGAAAGGATCGACATTGCTGCATCCTTGAATGTCTCACTTCACTTCAAACCCatagacagctcagctgacgagtcaaaagtaatatgcaccttatgacatcaaacatttcactttttactATTCCTTTAACCtgttttcatttagattttGATCCGTAACGAGTTCctgtggttaagttaatgttgtgACCTTCAATCTGCAGAAGGTCcatactttatttcaaaataaaaggaggaTTAAATTCAAACAAGTAAAGTACTTACTCTGATCTTAAGagtttaattttaaataatattagaacaattttttttttttatgtgaaaaaaattaattttaaaCATGCTTAAAATGCAATGAATCAGGATCAACTATTGAAATTTAGCGATTAattgcaattaaaaatgtaataatttgaTGACCCAATTTATTGTTTTACAAGAGGTTTTCAAAATTAACATACGCTGCAGgttcttgttctctctcttcatggTCTCCAGGTGATCCAGAGTCTCCTCATAAGAGTTCTTCATCTTGAAAAGTTCAGTGCTCAGAGAGCGAGACTCCTTCAGAGCTCCTTCCAGCTCTGCCTGGCTCTCCTCATACTTCTGCTTCCATTCTGCCAGGACCTTGAATTATATTGATGAATTATAATATTTGTTACAAAAACAGGGTTTTGATTCACTTGGAAAAATACTGTCTGGATATTTTGTTACCTTATCAAAGttcctctgcttcttgtctAGATTGGCAGCCAGAGCATTAGCTCTCTCCACATCAATCATGAGGTCCTCCACCTCACCCTGCAGTCTCTGCTTGGTCTTCTCCAGAGAGGCACACTTGGAGTTTACAGCCTCAATGGTTTCTTCTGCATCCTGCAGACGCTGGGCAAGCTTTTTCCtggaattttgtttttgtttttgagcaaTGTTAAAAATTTTGCAAGGTGGTAAACTTATGACTCAAAATTGTTGTTATTAAGGAAGAAATGCAAAGAATACATACTttgcctcctccagctcctcagTGCGCTGGATAGCATCAGTCTCATATTTGGACCTCCACTGAGCCACCTCACTGTTGGCCTTGGACATTCCTCGCTGCAGCTCAGTCTtggcctcctgctcctcctcatactgctctctgagcagatcacAGTCATGGCGAGCAGACTGAACAGCATGTGCGAGGGCATTTTTGGCCTGTCAAGATGACAAAGGATATATTAAATGACCCACATATCATGgtctgtaaaatacaatatactAAATAGTCACTATAcaactttatatttatataacttGCGtaagaggttttaaaaaaaaatgtatatgcaATTTCTGATGTAGTTTTAGAAGTATGTGGTTACTGCTGCTGCATTACCTTCActtcctcttcaacatgtctctTAAGCTCCTCAATCTGCTGAGTGAAGGCCTGCTTGCCCCTTGTCAGCTGGGAAACGAGAGCTTCTTTCTCCTCAAGCTGGCGTGAATACTCACCTAAATGAAAGCGTATAGATAACATAGTAAATGATGAAACTATTCACAGAGTGCTTTTCATTAGAGTTGCACAGGTGACTCACCGTTCTCTGTCTGCAGTCTGGCCTTCTGTGCATTCATGTCATTCAGCTGGCGGACATTCTCATCATTTTTGGTTTTGAGCTCACTCAACTGGTCCTCAAGAGTTCTGCACATTTTTTCCAAATTGCCCTGTTAACAATAGTAGTTATAACTTTAGATTCTTTAAATGACAATGATCATGGCaagtttgtatgtttttctctACACTCAAGTATAAGTTATACCTTCAGTTAAAAACAACTACTTACCTTAGCTTTGGCAACACCCTCCATGTTGCTTGAGAGGTCATCAATCTCCATCTTGAATTcactcttctccttctccagcttCTGCTTCACACGCTGGAGGTTGTCGATCTGCTCTCCCAGCTCTGCAACACTGTCAGCCTGCTTCTTGCGGAGAGCTGCAGAAGTAGCTTCATGCTGCAGGGTGGACTCTTCAAGATCACGACGCATCTTCTGGAACTCAGCCTCACGTTTCTTGTTCATCTCAATCTGAGCAGCTGTTGCTCCACCAGCTTCCTCAAGCCTTTCACTGATCTCCTCAAGCTCCCTGGAGAGGTCAGCTCTCTGCTTCTCCACCTTAGCCCGAGCAGCCCTCTCAGCCTCAATctcttcctccagctcctcaATACGAGCCTAGAAATAATGGTAAAGATGATTTATTGACTGGAAGAAATTCCTCATAATTCCCAGAGTCTATTATGTCTCTCATGTCTATTATGTAAATCAATTGTGTACCTGGAGCTCCTTGATCTTCTTCTGAAGCTGAGCACCAAGTGACTGTTCATCCTCAATCTTGCTGAGAAGCTGGCTGATCTCAAAGTCTTTCCTTGAAGAGAATTGCAACACATTGCCTGACTGTTGATGTGGTATATTTTGTATGATGTGCTGAGAAGAGGTTGATtaataaatcaacacaaacagaaaacttaCTTCTTGATTTTCTCATCAGATTGCTGCTTGTCATTCTCCAGATCCATTATGGATTCCAGGGCAAGTTTCAGATCTCCCTCAAGCTTCCTCTTTGCTCTCTCAAGGTCCATGCGGAGCTTCTTCTCTTGCTCCAGGGATCCTTCGAGCTGTCACATAACAGAAAACGATACATTATTTGAGAAATTTAAAAGGAGCATCAAATTTCAAAAGTAACTTATCATAGGGCAAAATCACAAACTAAAAATAATAGTTCCTTACATCGTCCACTTGCTGTTCCAGCTTGGTCTTAGCCTTGGTCAGAGTGTTGACTTTGTCTTCCTCTGCCTGGAGATCATCCAGAGTTTGCTGGTGGGCCTCTTGGAGGGCTTTCTTCTCCTTCGTTAGCTTGGCAATCGACTCATCTTGAGATGCCATTTCCTCTGTCAGGTTTTTCACCTTAAAGTTGTAATTTAAACACATTCCACATGTTAGTGAGCGACAATATATCCGACAACATATTTGAATGTTGTTTATGTACAGCTAGTAATGCAGGTAAACCTTGTTTTCTGTGgcatgtttctctttctccactTTAGCCAAGGTGAGCTCCAAATCATCAATGTCTTTCTTCAGTTCAGAGCATTCATCCTCCAGTTTCCTCTTCTTGGCAGTCAGCTCAGCATTAatttcctcttcatcctccagtCTCTCAGCCGTCTCTTTGAGTTTGGCTTCGAGTTGGATCTTGCTCTTAATGAGCCCCTCACATCTTTCCTCAGCATCGGAGAGGTTGTCAAATTCCTAAAGTACATTTGGAGATAGACATGggttttgtatgtgtgttagaGATATCCATATTCatcacaatatttattttttcttactcACAGACGCCACTTGAAGTTGCAGGTCATTCTTTTCCTGAAGGAGGGAAACCATCTTCTCCTCCAGTTCCTTCTTCTTGGCCAGGGCAGTAGTCAGGTCTGACTGCATTTTGTCATAGTTCTCCTTCATCTGATGTAGCTCCTTCTCAGTCTCAGCACTCTTAAGGAGAGGCTTGATCTTGAAGTACAGTTTCAGCCATGGCCAATTTTTCACATTCATGAATGAACGGATATTGTACTGGATGGAAAAGATAGATTCTCTGGAAAATTAAATGGATTTATTGTTAATTCTGAAACAATTAACACAAATATCTGTAAATATATGGCTAATTATTTGTAGTAGAGGGAATTGTACAATATAACAATCCTACCTCCTTTCCATCATCTTAACAAACGCTTTCCTCATGACATATCCTCGGGCGAGAGCCTGAGTCATGGTCACCAGCTCAGCCAGTTTGTCATCTCTCATCTCCTCCAGGGTACCCAACAGACCAGCTTTGAAGAACACCTGtgttgtttcattaaaaaaaacttcagcaaACACATATCCAAAACAACCACCACAAACTTAATGTTGTCCCTTAAAATGAACCTTTGTGTGTCCAAACTTGTACTGAGTGTGGTCCACATCAATGGAGCCCAGCAGCTTCTCTGAAGCTTTCTTGTTGTCAATGAACTGTCCCTCAGGGATGACACTGGCATTCAATACTTTGTATCTACAAGACAAATGATATGGTTACTTATACTTACCACAAACCTTGGTTCCATGGATTACATTGAATTACTTCTACTGAAGATTTACCTCTGCTTAAAGTCACCATAGAGGATTCTGCTGGGGAAGCCCTTTCTGCAGATTCGGATGCCTTCCAGCACGCCGTTACATCTTAGCTGGTGAATGACCAGGAAGTTCTCCATAAGACCTGTACATTGCaacattgttgtgttaaaacatttctttaaaattcaATGTTACATGAATTGTACAATgctcaggggcgtgtccagagagGTGTCCAAGGGTGGCATGGATCCCCCCTGAAATCtcattggccaccccaggtgccatcccaaaatccaaatctatgattAGCTATTTGCCTAATCAGAGGTGGGTTTAGTTAAAAGCAACTATTCTGGCTGTTTTCAAAAGGCTGCTAATGGAAGTACTTTCAGTTGTACATAAACACTTTGCTCTTTCTATAATTATTTCCAAGGAAAAACTtgtgcacactgtctaacttgaaATGGATTGCTAATGTTTTCATACAATTTTCCAAGTCCCTTAAATGGTTACTTTGCAtgaacatctttattttttaatcccTTAAGAATGAAACTAAGACAAATTCAATTTTTACAAATTGGaaactaaatacaaaacaaactaaTACATTAGTGGGGATAGAAAGGGtataaatgtttcattcatttgtgtgcatgttcCCACAAACGTCATTCCACCTCTGCAAAAGTTGGTGCCCCAGGTTGGCCACCCAAGTTAAAAGAGTCTGGACACCACCCTGACAACGCTTGTCCATTCATTTCTTACCTGGAGTCTTTGTTTCATTTGGAATCAAGCAGCGCACGAAGTGAGGGTGAGTGCTCCTCAAATTGGTCATCAGCTTGCCCAAGTTCTCCTGTGTATTTCAACACAAGATAATGGATCATTGTTTCATTCTTTTAAGATTGGATTTTTAACTGTTATCCAAAAATATTAAACAGTACATACTCTGAAGAGGGCTGACACAGTCTGGAAGGAACCACCCTTCTTCTTACCACCCTTCTTGCCACCAGCAGCCTCTGTTTAACAATAacattgcattttatttatggCACTACATAACAACCTTACTGAGTTTATTACGAATAAGTGGTCATCAGCTCCTGAtaactaaaagaccaagagacCAAGTCTATCACTCCAACTTACTAAACCCTTGTGTACCATTAATAATTCTCTGACAATAATTATTTTGCAAAAACATTGATTTGTAATGGTTCtccgagaaaaaaaacattttatcctatatatatatatatatatatatatatatatatatatacacgttttcttgttttgaaaaTAAGTTGCAAAAATTAAACTGAATCCCTGTCTTTTTGAATGGcatatgaaatacatttgtatcaagctttgcaaaaataaattaacagaTTACTGATTTTAAGAGGTCCGATTCTTACCCTCAGCTCCAGCATGGGCTACATACAGTAATGCCAAAAGTTTGTTTGAAGACTTCTGGTAGAGCTGAACAACTGAGTCATTCAGGGGGTCCTTGTTCTTGTCCAGCCAGCCAGTGATATTGTAATCCACTGTACCAGCATAGTGAACCAGGGAGAAGTGAGCTTCAGCCTTGCCCTTTCCAGGCTTTGGCTTCTCAAAGGCCTTGGTCTTTCCAAGATGCTGGTCATGCAGCTTGTTCTTGAAAGTTGTGTCAGAGGCCTTGGGGAACATGCACTCCTCTTCAAGGATGGAGAAGATGCCCATTGGCTGAggataatttatattttatgttaGAGAGTGAACATTTGCACATGAATCCAGAACTTTGGACTTATAGATATTTGACTTACCTTCTCAATTAGCTCAATGCAGGCAGCCAAGTCCATACCAAAGTCAATGAACTCCCAATCAATACCTTCTTTCTTGTACTCCTCTTGCTCCAGGACAAACATGTGGTGGTTGAAAAACTGTTGCAGTTTCTCATTGGTGAAGTTGATGCAGAGTTGCTCCAAGCTGTTGTACTGCAGATGACAGGTAGATAATCAATTTATTTTGCATATAATATATTGTCTCCTCCAATTTGTATAGGTCTAATTTTAATCTGGGATTCAAATTGTATATTGGTTTTTATTTACGTTCCTgcactgtttaatttaaatgttcttGGTATCTGtcagtttcttttattttacgGGTATACTTTGATCTCTGTAAGggtttcttttacattttcgTGCAGTTTAAATGCTGGAAGGGGGGACAGTGAGTattccatccagccatccatttTCTTTATCGCTTTTCCCGTTTGGGGTCGTGGAGGGCTGAAGCATTGGGCAAGAGTCGGGGTACAGCCTGGACTGTACgacagtcaatcacagggctgacatatagagacagacaaccagccacactcacattcacacctacgggcaatttagagtcaccaatttacctaacgagcatgtctcttgactgtgggaggaagccggagtacctgaagagaacccacgcatgcatggggagaacatgcagactccataCAGAAAGGCTCCTatcagatggggattcaaaccagta
This Labrus bergylta chromosome 16, fLabBer1.1, whole genome shotgun sequence DNA region includes the following protein-coding sequences:
- the LOC109989214 gene encoding myosin heavy chain, fast skeletal muscle isoform X2 → MSTDAEMQQYGPAAIYLRKPERERIEAQNSPFDAKTAYFVVHPEEMYLKGKLTKKEGGKATVETLTGGKTITVKEDDIHPMNPPKYDKIEDMAMMTHLNEPCVLYNLKERYASWMIYTYSGLFCVVVNPYKWLPVYDSVVVNAYRGKKRIEAPPHIFSISDNAYQFMLTDRENQSILITGESGAGKTVNTKRVIQYFATIAVAGAKKAETPGKMQGSLEDQIIAANPLLEAYGNAKTVRNDNSSRFGKFIRIHFGTSGKLASADIETYLLEKSRVTFQLSAERSYHIFYQLMTGHKPELLEALLITTNPYDYHMISQGEITVKSIDDVEEFIATDTAIDILGFTAEEKMGIFKLTGAVMHHGNMKFKQKQREEQAEPDGTEVADKIAYLLGLNSADMLKALCYPRVKVGNEMVTKGQTVPQVNNSVSALCKSIYEKMFAWMVVRINEMLDTKQPRQFFIGVLDIAGFEIFDYNSLEQLCINFTNEKLQQFFNHHMFVLEQEEYKKEGIDWEFIDFGMDLAACIELIEKPMGIFSILEEECMFPKASDTTFKNKLHDQHLGKTKAFEKPKPGKGKAEAHFSLVHYAGTVDYNITGWLDKNKDPLNDSVVQLYQKSSNKLLALLYVAHAGAEEAAGGKKGGKKKGGSFQTVSALFRENLGKLMTNLRSTHPHFVRCLIPNETKTPGLMENFLVIHQLRCNGVLEGIRICRKGFPSRILYGDFKQRYKVLNASVIPEGQFIDNKKASEKLLGSIDVDHTQYKFGHTKVFFKAGLLGTLEEMRDDKLAELVTMTQALARGYVMRKAFVKMMERRESIFSIQYNIRSFMNVKNWPWLKLYFKIKPLLKSAETEKELHQMKENYDKMQSDLTTALAKKKELEEKMVSLLQEKNDLQLQVASEFDNLSDAEERCEGLIKSKIQLEAKLKETAERLEDEEEINAELTAKKRKLEDECSELKKDIDDLELTLAKVEKEKHATENKVKNLTEEMASQDESIAKLTKEKKALQEAHQQTLDDLQAEEDKVNTLTKAKTKLEQQVDDLEGSLEQEKKLRMDLERAKRKLEGDLKLALESIMDLENDKQQSDEKIKKKDFEISQLLSKIEDEQSLGAQLQKKIKELQARIEELEEEIEAERAARAKVEKQRADLSRELEEISERLEEAGGATAAQIEMNKKREAEFQKMRRDLEESTLQHEATSAALRKKQADSVAELGEQIDNLQRVKQKLEKEKSEFKMEIDDLSSNMEGVAKAKGNLEKMCRTLEDQLSELKTKNDENVRQLNDMNAQKARLQTENGEYSRQLEEKEALVSQLTRGKQAFTQQIEELKRHVEEEVKAKNALAHAVQSARHDCDLLREQYEEEQEAKTELQRGMSKANSEVAQWRSKYETDAIQRTEELEEAKKKLAQRLQDAEETIEAVNSKCASLEKTKQRLQGEVEDLMIDVERANALAANLDKKQRNFDKVLAEWKQKYEESQAELEGALKESRSLSTELFKMKNSYEETLDHLETMKRENKNLQQEVSDLTEQIGETGKTIHELEKSKKITETEKAEIQSALEEAEGTLEHEEAKILRIQLELNQVKGEVDRKLAEKDEEMEQIKRNSQRVIDSMQSTLDAEIRSRNDALRIKKKMEGDLNEMEIQLSHANRQAAESQKQLRNVQGQLKDAQLHLDDAIRGQEDMKEQVAMVERRNGLMLAEIEELRVALEQTERGRKVAEQELVDASERVGLLHSQNTSLINTKKKLEADFVQVQSEVDDAVQEARNAEDKAKKAITDAAMMAEELKKEQDTSAHLERMKKNLEVTVKDLQHRLDEAENLAMKGGKKQLQKLESRVRELEAEVEAEQRRGSEAVKGVRKYERRVKELTYQTEEDKKNVGRLQDLVDKLQLKVKSYKRQAEDAEEQANTHMSRLRKVQHEMEESQERADIAESQVNKLRAKSRDLGKSESAE